The proteins below come from a single Notamacropus eugenii isolate mMacEug1 chromosome 7, mMacEug1.pri_v2, whole genome shotgun sequence genomic window:
- the ODAPH gene encoding odontogenesis associated phosphoprotein: MACSPLPLCFSYRLLFFWLIITVAEGQRNRYNTFGILEPTVNPTDCQIFTLTPPPATRPPATTSRPVTLTTRWCHFPHFRKPRIPFGFPNHPFRHPNYGYHPHLPPHTRCRYPFSLPRRRFHHHKYFPRVKFSRESSSEEYRRKREAPSLLKRI, translated from the exons ATGGCTTGCTCACCATTACCACTCTGTTTCTCCTACAGGTTGCTGTTTTTCTGGTTGATAATAACTGTGGCAGAAG gtcaaagaaacaGATACAACACCTTTGGAATATTAGAGCCTACTGTTAATCCTACAGACTGTCAGATCTTTACTCTCACTCCTCCCCCTGCTACCCGGCCTCCAGCAACAACCTCCAGACCAGTCACTTTAACAACCAGATGGTGCCATTTCCCTCATTTCAGAAAACCCAGAATCCCCTTTGGGTTCCCCAACCATCCTTTCAGACATCCAAACTATGGCTACCATCCTCATTTACCACCTCACACTCGTTGTCGGTACCCATTCTCACTGCCTCGGAGACGTTTCCACCATCACAAGTACTTCCCCAGAGTAAAATTCTCAAGAGAGAGTTCATCAGAGGAatacagaaggaagagagaagccCCTAGTCTTCTGAAAAGGATATGA